The following proteins come from a genomic window of Neptunomonas concharum:
- a CDS encoding thiopurine S-methyltransferase: MEHAFWHDRWAKGRIGFHQAEVNEYLKRYWGSLDIPAQAEVLVPLCGKSLDMLWLREQKCSVLGVELSERACRDFYAEQEVLPEEVSNGRFLCLNRDGVALWCGDFFDLERGDVENIQGVFDRAALIALPPVMRERYVQHLCEILPAKAQILLVTLEFEGDQGPPFSVPESEVVELFAGRFQVACLGRTQLTSDRDRGRTEAVYKLVDIRSGA; encoded by the coding sequence ATGGAACACGCTTTTTGGCACGATCGTTGGGCGAAAGGACGAATAGGCTTTCATCAGGCAGAAGTGAATGAGTACTTGAAGCGGTATTGGGGGAGCTTGGATATCCCTGCTCAAGCTGAAGTTTTAGTGCCTTTGTGTGGAAAGTCTCTGGATATGCTTTGGTTGCGTGAGCAAAAGTGTTCTGTATTGGGTGTGGAGCTGAGTGAACGAGCCTGTAGAGACTTCTATGCAGAGCAGGAGGTGCTGCCGGAAGAGGTGAGTAATGGTCGGTTTCTCTGTTTAAACCGAGACGGTGTGGCGTTATGGTGCGGGGATTTCTTTGATTTAGAACGAGGCGATGTCGAGAACATACAGGGTGTATTTGATCGGGCAGCACTGATCGCGCTACCGCCTGTGATGCGTGAGCGCTATGTTCAGCACCTTTGTGAGATTTTACCTGCTAAGGCTCAAATATTGTTAGTGACGCTAGAGTTTGAAGGCGATCAAGGGCCGCCATTCTCTGTCCCTGAGTCGGAAGTAGTCGAACTGTTTGCGGGGAGATTTCAGGTGGCGTGTTTAGGACGAACTCAGTTAACCAGCGATAGGGATCGAGGTAGAACGGAAGCGGTTTATAAACTTGTTGATATTCGTTCTGGCGCCTGA
- the fabA gene encoding bifunctional 3-hydroxydecanoyl-ACP dehydratase/trans-2-decenoyl-ACP isomerase gives MTKASSFEREDLLKCGYGEMFGPGNARLPVGNMLMMDRITSINSDGGQFGKGEIIAELDINPDLWFFECHFPTDPVMPGCLGLDAMWQIVGFYLGWRGNKGRGRALGSGEVKFTGQVLPTAKKVTYHIELKRVIERKLVMGIADGTVSVDGREIYTAKDLRVGLFTSTDNF, from the coding sequence ATGACTAAAGCTTCTTCTTTTGAACGCGAAGACCTGTTGAAATGCGGGTATGGCGAAATGTTTGGACCCGGCAACGCTCGTCTGCCTGTCGGTAATATGTTGATGATGGATCGCATCACCAGCATCAACTCAGATGGCGGCCAATTCGGCAAGGGTGAAATCATCGCTGAGCTCGATATCAATCCTGACCTCTGGTTTTTCGAATGCCACTTTCCTACAGATCCGGTTATGCCCGGCTGTTTGGGCTTAGACGCTATGTGGCAAATTGTAGGCTTCTATTTGGGATGGCGGGGCAACAAAGGCCGCGGGCGTGCCTTAGGCTCGGGAGAAGTGAAATTCACAGGTCAGGTACTGCCTACAGCGAAAAAGGTTACCTACCATATAGAATTAAAACGAGTAATTGAGCGCAAGCTGGTAATGGGTATTGCCGACGGCACCGTGTCTGTTGATGGCCGAGAGATCTACACAGCAAAAGACCTCCGCGTTGGCCTGTTTACGTCAACAGACAACTTCTAA
- the fabB gene encoding beta-ketoacyl-ACP synthase I, with amino-acid sequence MRRVVVTGMGIVSCLGNDKETVLDSLKEGRSGIKFQEEYKELGFRSHVAGSIDIDLDELIDRKLRRFMGNAAAYSYLAMDQAIKDANLTEEQVSNVRTGLIAGSGGASSADIVESADILRDKGVRRVGPYRVTRTMGSTVSACLATPFKIKGINYSITSACATSAHCIGNAMEQIQMGKQDIVFAGGGEELHWSLTVMFDAMGALSSKYNDTPEKASRAYDANRDGFVIAGGAGMLVLEDLEHAKARGAKIYAEVVGYGATSDGYDMVAPSGEGAMRCMQQAMSTVDGNIDYINSHGTSTPAGDIQELKAMKQTFGSDMPPVSSTKSLTGHSLGATGVQEAIYSLLMMENDFICASANIDELDPEADGMPVVRERMDGVKLNRVMSNSFGFGGTNSTLVFQRFNG; translated from the coding sequence ATGCGACGCGTTGTAGTGACAGGAATGGGAATCGTTTCCTGCCTAGGTAACGATAAAGAAACCGTCCTCGATTCTTTAAAAGAGGGACGCTCTGGAATCAAATTTCAGGAAGAGTACAAAGAGTTAGGATTCCGTAGCCATGTCGCGGGCAGTATCGATATTGACTTGGATGAATTGATCGACCGCAAGCTCCGCCGCTTCATGGGGAATGCCGCGGCATACTCCTACCTTGCAATGGATCAGGCTATTAAAGATGCCAACCTGACAGAAGAGCAGGTCTCTAACGTACGTACCGGCTTAATCGCAGGCTCCGGCGGCGCCTCATCTGCAGACATTGTAGAAAGTGCTGACATCCTTCGTGACAAAGGTGTTCGCCGTGTTGGCCCTTACCGCGTTACCCGCACGATGGGAAGTACCGTATCAGCTTGCTTAGCAACACCCTTTAAAATCAAAGGCATCAACTACTCCATCACATCAGCATGTGCCACTAGCGCTCACTGTATTGGCAATGCGATGGAGCAAATCCAAATGGGCAAACAGGACATCGTCTTTGCAGGCGGCGGCGAAGAGCTACACTGGTCGCTAACCGTTATGTTTGATGCAATGGGCGCACTGTCCAGCAAATACAACGACACACCAGAGAAAGCATCTCGCGCCTATGATGCCAACCGCGATGGTTTCGTGATTGCCGGCGGTGCAGGTATGTTGGTTTTAGAGGATCTAGAACACGCTAAAGCGCGCGGTGCAAAAATCTATGCCGAAGTTGTAGGCTACGGTGCCACTTCCGACGGCTACGACATGGTAGCACCTTCTGGAGAAGGGGCTATGCGCTGCATGCAGCAAGCGATGAGTACCGTCGACGGCAATATTGACTATATCAACTCTCATGGTACATCTACTCCTGCCGGCGACATTCAGGAACTGAAGGCGATGAAGCAAACATTTGGTAGCGACATGCCACCCGTTAGCTCCACTAAATCACTGACAGGTCACTCTTTGGGCGCTACCGGCGTACAAGAAGCGATCTACAGCCTGCTAATGATGGAGAATGACTTCATCTGCGCATCCGCAAACATTGATGAATTAGATCCCGAAGCGGATGGCATGCCTGTTGTTCGTGAACGCATGGATGGTGTCAAACTGAACCGCGTAATGTCTAACAGCTTCGGTTTTGGTGGCACCAACTCAACCTTGGTATTCCAACGCTTTAACGGCTAG
- a CDS encoding lysophospholipid acyltransferase family protein, with protein MSVNQSAGLLGNIRALFYYAGFYPVTIIYSLLCLIVTPMMPFRQRFKFVTTINYFYIAWLRICCGVDVKIEGRENLPKEGAFVAISNHQSEWETIYFQLLIRPQCVVLKQELLKLPFFGWALKLLEPIALDRSQRRGALKQLLSQGKDRLENGIPVLIFPQGTRLPVSERGKFNKGGAMLAVSAGVPVVPIAHNAGYYWPGKSFAKHPGTIQLRIGKPVEAAGRSVDEVHTESVEWLLGQLDQFDAQQQ; from the coding sequence ATGAGTGTAAATCAGTCTGCAGGTCTGTTAGGAAATATTCGAGCGTTATTTTATTATGCGGGCTTCTATCCGGTTACGATTATTTATAGCTTATTGTGCTTGATCGTGACGCCTATGATGCCCTTTCGGCAGCGGTTTAAGTTTGTAACGACGATCAACTACTTTTACATCGCTTGGTTGCGCATTTGTTGTGGTGTGGATGTGAAAATTGAGGGGCGAGAGAATCTTCCGAAAGAAGGTGCTTTTGTTGCTATCTCTAACCATCAAAGTGAATGGGAGACGATTTACTTCCAGTTGCTGATTAGGCCGCAGTGTGTCGTCTTAAAGCAGGAGCTACTGAAACTGCCTTTTTTCGGCTGGGCCTTGAAGCTGCTTGAACCCATCGCACTGGATCGCAGTCAACGTCGAGGTGCATTGAAGCAGCTGCTTTCTCAGGGAAAAGATCGACTAGAGAATGGCATTCCTGTATTAATTTTTCCCCAAGGTACACGACTACCGGTGAGTGAAAGAGGGAAGTTCAATAAAGGTGGTGCTATGTTAGCGGTCAGTGCGGGTGTTCCGGTTGTACCTATTGCGCATAATGCTGGGTATTACTGGCCCGGTAAAAGTTTTGCTAAGCACCCGGGTACCATTCAACTACGTATTGGCAAGCCGGTAGAGGCTGCAGGTCGCAGTGTTGATGAGGTGCATACTGAGTCAGTGGAATGGCTGTTGGGGCAGTTAGATCAGTTTGATGCTCAGCAGCAATAA
- the moaD gene encoding molybdopterin converting factor subunit 1 codes for MITVVYFAQVRERLGLEREELPWDAELSNVSALLALLSSRGAIWSEVLQTENLLVAVNQEMADRGSELQDGDEVAFFPPVTGG; via the coding sequence ATGATTACGGTAGTCTACTTTGCTCAAGTGCGCGAGCGGTTGGGATTAGAGCGTGAAGAGCTTCCATGGGATGCGGAGTTGTCTAATGTATCAGCTCTCCTAGCATTGCTTTCCAGCCGAGGCGCTATTTGGTCCGAAGTTCTTCAGACTGAGAATTTGCTGGTGGCGGTTAACCAAGAGATGGCTGATCGTGGTTCAGAATTACAGGATGGGGATGAAGTTGCCTTTTTCCCGCCGGTTACAGGTGGTTGA
- the moaC gene encoding cyclic pyranopterin monophosphate synthase MoaC, translating into MSQLTHLDDQGHAHMVDVSEKAVTTREARACASIKMKPETLQMIVSGSHRKGDVMAVARIAGIQAAKRTSDLIPLCHPLMLSKVSVELEPDVEASLIRINTLCRLAGQTGVEMEALTAASVAALTLYDMCKAVDKGMQITDIRLLEKKGGKSGHWLAEDES; encoded by the coding sequence ATGAGTCAGCTAACGCATCTGGATGATCAAGGGCATGCCCATATGGTGGATGTCTCGGAAAAGGCGGTAACAACCCGGGAAGCTCGCGCCTGTGCCAGTATCAAAATGAAACCAGAAACGCTACAGATGATTGTGTCGGGTAGTCATAGAAAAGGTGATGTGATGGCGGTGGCTCGCATTGCAGGTATACAAGCCGCCAAGCGTACCAGTGACTTAATACCACTATGTCACCCGTTAATGCTCAGTAAGGTTTCTGTTGAGTTGGAGCCGGATGTAGAAGCATCGTTGATTCGGATTAATACCTTATGTCGTCTTGCGGGCCAAACTGGTGTAGAGATGGAGGCTTTAACAGCAGCATCGGTGGCTGCGCTGACCCTGTATGATATGTGTAAAGCGGTTGATAAAGGCATGCAGATTACCGATATCAGGCTGCTAGAAAAAAAGGGTGGTAAAAGCGGCCATTGGTTGGCGGAGGATGAGTCATGA
- a CDS encoding 1-acyl-sn-glycerol-3-phosphate acyltransferase gives MDVNAQQDPFKEIRPYYDHEVEAVLQHMLHDDELVSAVTRYKFPSMPNWLSRIVQPFVRIAMAREFGDIDSVHGFQIAVARYMSKMIARSTTKLTCSGMEELEEDEAYLFISNHRDIAMDPAFVNWVRYQCKLPTVRIAIGDNLLRKPYVSDLMRLNKSFIVKRSTKGPRETMAAVTQLSAYINHSIEEGESVWIAQREGRAKDGNDKTDPAILKMFYMSQRKQGSFADISKKLNIVPVSISYEFDPCDRAKAKELASLQASGSYEKGQFEDIESIVQGITGFKGAVHVHFGDVITESFETPESLANELDRQIYKNYFLHPSNYIAAGQTEKATAEQIAQFEARFDGLDEQQAEILRQMYANPVKNQQGII, from the coding sequence ATGGACGTGAACGCGCAACAAGACCCATTTAAAGAGATTCGACCCTATTATGACCATGAAGTGGAGGCTGTTCTTCAGCATATGCTTCATGATGATGAGCTTGTCTCGGCGGTGACTCGTTATAAGTTTCCCTCCATGCCAAACTGGCTATCGCGGATTGTGCAACCCTTTGTTCGTATTGCTATGGCGCGCGAGTTTGGTGATATCGATAGTGTGCACGGCTTCCAAATTGCTGTTGCACGCTATATGTCAAAAATGATCGCGCGCTCTACAACCAAGTTGACCTGCAGCGGTATGGAAGAGCTGGAGGAGGATGAAGCGTATCTGTTCATATCGAATCACCGAGATATTGCGATGGACCCTGCTTTTGTTAATTGGGTCAGGTATCAGTGCAAATTACCGACAGTCAGAATTGCCATCGGTGATAACTTGCTGCGCAAGCCTTACGTCTCTGATTTAATGCGTCTGAATAAAAGCTTTATTGTAAAACGCTCGACCAAAGGTCCTCGTGAGACCATGGCGGCTGTAACTCAGTTGTCAGCGTATATTAATCACAGTATTGAAGAGGGAGAGTCGGTCTGGATTGCGCAAAGAGAAGGACGTGCCAAAGACGGTAACGACAAAACTGACCCCGCCATTTTGAAAATGTTCTATATGAGCCAAAGAAAGCAGGGTAGCTTTGCTGATATCTCTAAAAAGCTCAATATTGTTCCCGTTTCTATCTCTTATGAGTTTGACCCTTGTGATCGGGCAAAAGCTAAAGAGCTTGCTTCTTTGCAGGCCTCTGGCTCTTATGAAAAAGGGCAGTTCGAGGATATTGAAAGTATTGTGCAAGGTATCACAGGATTTAAAGGCGCTGTGCATGTTCACTTTGGGGATGTTATTACCGAAAGTTTTGAAACCCCTGAGTCTTTGGCTAATGAATTGGACCGTCAGATCTATAAAAACTATTTTCTACATCCCTCGAACTATATTGCGGCGGGACAAACGGAAAAGGCAACGGCTGAGCAGATCGCGCAATTTGAGGCGCGCTTTGATGGCCTTGATGAGCAGCAAGCCGAGATACTGCGGCAAATGTATGCTAATCCTGTAAAAAACCAGCAAGGTATTATATGA
- the glp gene encoding gephyrin-like molybdotransferase Glp, with protein sequence MSGCDQPGLVPVEEALAEMLRSVVTQPETEVVYLEKAVGRVLAESPLAKVDVPPADNSSMDGYAVACSSLNAEDPTSFVISQRIPAGHAPGPLLSGTVARIFTGAEIPEGADAVVMQEDVVLDGGRVVVPHGVFSGQNIRPRGQDIRAGQAVLEQGRRLQPADVGVLASVGLDSVLVYRPLTVAVMSTGDELVEPGKALGPGQIYNSNRFVLSALLQQLGFSVVDIGRVADNPEDTREALEKAAQRADCIISTGGVSVGEEDHVKSSVEALGSLSMWRLKIKPGKPLAFGEVASTPFFGLPGNPASTLITFCILARPFLLTLQGSKVTSPLMFQVPAGFKRSHSGGRQEYLRARIEHGQAVPFSNQSSGVLSSASWAHGLAVVPADTQIQLGDLVGFIPFSELLG encoded by the coding sequence GTGTCTGGATGTGATCAACCGGGTTTGGTTCCGGTAGAAGAGGCGTTGGCAGAGATGCTGCGTAGTGTTGTCACTCAACCTGAAACCGAAGTGGTTTATCTAGAAAAAGCGGTGGGTAGAGTATTGGCGGAATCGCCGCTGGCAAAAGTTGATGTTCCTCCTGCTGATAACAGTAGTATGGACGGCTATGCCGTGGCTTGTAGCAGCCTGAACGCAGAAGACCCCACCTCTTTTGTGATTTCCCAACGCATACCTGCAGGGCATGCGCCCGGCCCATTATTGTCCGGTACTGTTGCGCGTATTTTTACCGGCGCTGAGATTCCTGAAGGCGCGGATGCCGTCGTGATGCAGGAAGATGTCGTGCTTGACGGTGGACGTGTTGTTGTTCCGCACGGTGTTTTCTCTGGACAGAATATTCGCCCACGAGGGCAAGATATTCGCGCAGGTCAGGCAGTTTTGGAGCAAGGCCGACGTCTTCAGCCAGCTGATGTTGGTGTACTTGCCTCGGTTGGATTAGATAGCGTCCTAGTTTATCGACCTTTGACGGTAGCAGTGATGTCGACGGGGGATGAGTTGGTTGAGCCGGGTAAGGCATTGGGGCCTGGACAGATTTACAACTCCAATCGATTTGTGCTTTCGGCTTTGTTGCAGCAGCTGGGCTTTTCTGTGGTTGATATAGGTCGAGTAGCGGATAACCCAGAAGACACACGTGAGGCATTGGAAAAAGCCGCTCAGAGAGCTGACTGCATTATTAGTACGGGAGGCGTCTCTGTGGGCGAAGAGGACCACGTTAAGTCGTCTGTCGAGGCTCTAGGCTCTTTATCTATGTGGCGATTGAAGATCAAGCCCGGTAAGCCTTTGGCGTTCGGTGAAGTGGCTTCAACCCCCTTCTTTGGGTTGCCCGGTAACCCTGCGTCTACGCTCATCACCTTTTGCATCTTAGCGCGCCCTTTTCTGCTGACATTACAAGGCTCAAAGGTAACTTCCCCGCTGATGTTTCAAGTGCCTGCTGGGTTCAAACGCTCCCATTCAGGAGGGCGCCAAGAGTATCTTCGTGCACGAATCGAGCATGGGCAAGCCGTCCCGTTTTCTAATCAAAGTTCTGGTGTGCTTTCAAGCGCCAGTTGGGCACACGGACTTGCTGTCGTGCCGGCCGATACACAGATTCAGCTAGGCGACTTAGTGGGCTTTATCCCTTTTTCTGAGTTGCTGGGGTGA
- a CDS encoding SirB2 family protein, with protein MAELYPIFKHIHLTSVGLSILFFLVRGAGMLANARWLQKKLVRIAPHIIDTILLVSAILLTISISQYPLQENWLTAKVVGLILYIAFGTIALKRGKTKTTRVAAFALALLTLAYIVSVAITHNAMPWV; from the coding sequence ATGGCTGAGTTATATCCCATCTTTAAACACATTCATTTAACCAGTGTCGGCTTGAGCATTTTGTTCTTTCTCGTCCGCGGAGCTGGCATGTTGGCAAACGCTCGCTGGCTACAAAAAAAGCTGGTAAGAATTGCTCCACATATTATAGATACTATCCTGCTTGTCAGTGCCATTCTATTGACCATCAGCATTAGCCAATACCCTCTTCAAGAAAACTGGCTAACCGCTAAGGTCGTTGGCCTGATACTTTACATCGCCTTCGGAACTATCGCCTTAAAACGCGGAAAAACAAAAACAACCCGTGTGGCGGCATTCGCACTTGCTTTATTAACGCTTGCCTATATTGTCAGCGTTGCGATCACGCACAATGCGATGCCATGGGTGTAG
- the rfbD gene encoding dTDP-4-dehydrorhamnose reductase, giving the protein MTEWTQPAPIKVLVTGCHGQVAHELVALGRLDSHFEMIPLDVNAMDVCSPDSISAALDTYLPDFVVNTAAFNKVDAAEHEHEKSFALNRNAVGELAKACGALSIPVVHLSTDHLFDGHYASGYSEEDEVSPLGVFGESKRQGEELLRQYQPRHIILRVSWIFSARGDNYLLRMLHKARTDCAIEAADDRRGCPTSAADVGRVILAMIKQLHSGADSWGTYHYCGAEVTTRYRFTEAILAGARQYEALKTEELVPVPSKALHVEVERPASSVLKCKKLLSTFGIRQRPWRNELAAVLREIYRKE; this is encoded by the coding sequence ATGACTGAGTGGACACAACCTGCTCCTATCAAGGTATTGGTCACGGGTTGCCATGGGCAAGTTGCTCATGAACTGGTTGCCTTAGGTCGCCTTGATTCCCATTTTGAGATGATTCCACTGGATGTAAATGCTATGGACGTGTGCTCACCTGATTCTATCAGTGCGGCGTTGGATACGTATTTGCCCGATTTTGTCGTCAATACGGCAGCATTTAATAAGGTGGATGCGGCTGAGCATGAGCATGAAAAGAGCTTTGCACTGAATCGGAATGCGGTTGGTGAGTTGGCGAAGGCCTGTGGTGCTTTATCTATTCCTGTGGTGCACCTATCAACGGATCACCTTTTTGATGGGCATTATGCCAGCGGTTACAGTGAAGAGGATGAGGTCTCGCCGCTAGGTGTATTTGGTGAGAGTAAGCGCCAGGGGGAGGAGTTGCTTCGTCAATATCAACCTCGTCATATTATTCTTCGTGTTAGCTGGATATTCAGTGCCCGTGGGGATAATTATTTACTGCGGATGTTGCACAAGGCGCGCACAGATTGTGCTATTGAGGCGGCGGATGATCGCCGAGGCTGTCCAACCTCAGCAGCCGATGTTGGCCGTGTGATTCTGGCGATGATTAAGCAGTTGCATAGCGGGGCTGATTCTTGGGGTACTTATCACTATTGTGGGGCAGAAGTGACGACCCGGTATCGATTTACCGAAGCGATTTTAGCGGGTGCTAGGCAGTACGAAGCGTTAAAAACAGAGGAACTCGTGCCGGTGCCTTCAAAAGCCCTGCATGTTGAGGTCGAACGCCCTGCTTCGTCGGTTTTGAAATGTAAAAAATTGCTGAGTACATTTGGAATCCGCCAGCGTCCATGGAGAAACGAGCTGGCGGCTGTGTTGCGGGAGATCTACCGAAAAGAATAG
- the ssb gene encoding single-stranded DNA-binding protein: MARGVNKVILVGNMGGDPEVRYMPSGNAVTNITLATSETWKDKQTGQNQERTEWHRVVFFNKLAEIAGEYLRKGSQVYVEGSLRTRKWQDQSGQDRYTTEIVASEMQMLGGRGGSSDAGYNQDAGYAPQQQAPQQRAPQQQAPAQQQAPAQQAPQAAPNFDDFDDDIPF, translated from the coding sequence ATGGCACGCGGTGTAAATAAAGTGATTCTGGTAGGTAATATGGGTGGTGATCCTGAAGTGCGATACATGCCATCAGGTAATGCTGTAACCAATATTACGCTGGCGACCAGTGAAACATGGAAAGATAAACAAACAGGGCAGAACCAAGAGCGAACAGAATGGCATCGCGTTGTTTTCTTCAATAAGTTGGCAGAAATTGCAGGTGAATACTTGAGAAAAGGCTCTCAAGTCTACGTTGAAGGTTCCTTACGTACGCGAAAATGGCAGGATCAAAGTGGCCAAGATCGTTATACAACCGAAATAGTCGCTAGCGAAATGCAGATGCTAGGTGGCCGAGGTGGTAGTAGTGACGCCGGGTATAATCAAGATGCTGGTTATGCGCCTCAACAGCAAGCTCCGCAGCAGCGAGCGCCTCAACAACAAGCTCCGGCTCAGCAGCAAGCACCCGCGCAGCAAGCACCGCAGGCCGCTCCAAACTTTGATGATTTTGACGACGATATTCCGTTCTAA